In Stomoxys calcitrans chromosome 2, idStoCalc2.1, whole genome shotgun sequence, the following proteins share a genomic window:
- the LOC106088148 gene encoding transient receptor potential channel pyrexia isoform X1, with product MENLGYKEGSTKPRRMTRSISVVTKSEAEQPLAGNNTSRFKSIPPNLMVRWRNNTDAMIEAQYPTPGEFEYMECGPSPPAESAPSMYDSFEEPTSELSVQICNDTLRISLIDQMKNAAGRIRFFEDIEQGNVIGDNTKTHFESASQIEKNLCYLWSAFHKRWDLLQSLLDIGAELNFCDQNGITALHLGAFSGCLSTLSFLVQKGMNVNFQPKCYTPLHCAAFGNSTEAAKYLINNGAQISIDTTKPNCEESLLHCAVRANALECLQLFINESADVNSLKPNGTNAIHLAADLGNAQCLEILLQAQGADPNVRICIREKESTALHLAADEGNVECVDLLLAKGADAKLKNHRGFTALHLAARTSSLECVESLLRNGNADPNAEDFDHRTPLHAAIGKSENAFDIMELLIQWGANVNHKDIYGFTALHLAALDGLAQCVEMLIYHGADVTTKSKKGTSALNVITRKTPASVAMIRQKLDAAITLHHSQDPVNREVELELDFRQLLQHCHPREISYLNTFVDEGQKEILEHPLCSSFLYIKWGKIRKYYIGRLIFCFIFVIFLTIYVLTALAHNCYNVSNNDNSTSQAQELCQSQSILGDMLRSNPFVMEMQWGVLVAITIVEIFRKLYGITGYSSFRHYVTQVENIMEWFVITSVFLISYVYTKKTYTFQNHIGAFAVLLGWTNLMLMIGQLPVFDVYVAMYTRVQGEFAKLFMAYSCMLIGFTISFCVIFPSSSSFANPFMGFISVLVMMIGEQDLSLLINDPDGKDPPFLLEISAQITFVLFLLFVTIILMNLLVGIAVHDIQGLKKTAGLSKLVRQTKLISYIESALFNGYLPTWLRNLLHYTALVSPQAYRVVLCVKPLNPSEKRLPRDILMKAYEVGKMRKHFGHTISAKNSDATYLSYKNKYNSESLQTPTTPSTPYAPDDFEATILANINSKIDDNTDRIEYLTQEIQELKQALITQQQQASKVIDKLLIVISNQQKNNLRK from the exons ATGGAGAATCTCGGCTATAAGGAGGGCTCTACCAAACCCAGACGTATGACACGCTCCATAAGTGTGGTGACCAAAAGTGAAGCTGAGCAGCCATTAGCAGGCAATAACACAAGTCG CTTCAAATCAATCCCGCCCAATCTTATGGTCAGATGGCGTAACAATACCGATGCTATGATCGAAGCCCAATACCCGACGCCTGGAGAATTTGAATATATGGAATGTGGACCATCACCGCCAGCTGAAAGTGCACCCAGTATGTATGATAGTTTCGAGGAACCCACCAGTGAATTAAGCGTACAGATATGCAACGACACGCTACGCATCAGTCTCAtcgatcagatgaaaaatgcCGCCGGACGCATACGCTTCTTCGAGGACATCGAACAAGGCAATGTGATTGGCGACAATACCAAGACCCATTTCGAATCTGCCTCACAAATCGAAAAGAATTTGTGCTACTTGTGGTCGGCCTTCCACAAGAGATGGGATCTCTTGCAGAGTTTGCTCGACATAGGAGCTGAATTGAATTTCTGTGATCAGAATGGCATCACGGCTCTGCATTTGGGTGCCTTCAGTGGTTGCTTGTCGACACTGAGCTTTCTGGTGCAGAAGGGAATGAATGTGAATTTCCAGCCAAAATGTTATACACCCCTACATTGTGCAGCATTTGGCAATAGCACAGAGGCTGCCAAGTACTTGATCAACAATGGAGCCCAAATATCCATCGATACCACCAAGCCAAATTGTGAGGAGAGTCTATTGCATTGTGCCGTGAGGGCCAATGCCTTGGAATGCCTACAACTGTTTATCAATGAGAGTGCCGATGTGAATTCCCTAAAACCTAACGGTACCAATGCCATACACTTGGCCGCTGACCTGGGAAATGCCCAATGTCTGGAGATTTTACTGCAGGCCCAAGGTGCTGATCCAAATGTCAGAATTTGTATACGCGAAAAGGAATCGACGGCTCTGCACTTGGCCGCCGATGAGGGTAATGTGGAGTGTGTGGATTTACTATTGGCCAAGGGTGCCGATGCTAAACTGAAGAACCATCGGGGTTTTACTGCCTTACACTTGGCAGCAAGAACCTCTAGCTTGGAGTGTGTGGAGTCGCTGCTGAGAAATGGCAATGCCGATCCGAATGCCGAAGATTTTGATCATAGAACACCTTTGCATGCGGCCATAGGTAAATCTGAGAATGCCTTTGACATTATGGAGCTGCTGATTCAGTGGGGCGCCAATGTGAATCACAAGGATATATATGGCTTTACTGCCTTGCATCTGGCCGCCTTGGATGGCTTGGCCCAATGCGTAGAGATGCTGATCTACCATGGGGCAGATGTGACAACAAAATCCAAGAAGGGCACTTCGGCTTTGAATGTCATCACCCGCAAAACACCGGCATCGGTGGCCATGATAAGGCAAAAATTGGATGCTGCCATCACCCTGCATCACTCACAAGACCCCGTCAATCGAGAGGTGGAATTGGAGCTGGATTTCCGTCAACTACTGCAACATTGTCATCCCCGAGAGATTAGCTATTTGAACACCTTTGTGGACGAGGGCCAAAAGGAGATACTAGAACATCCCCTCTGCTCCTCGTTCCTCTACATTAAATGGGGCAAGATAAGAAAGTACTACATAGGCCGGCTGATATTCTGTTTCATATTCGTCATATTCCTAACCATCTATGTACTCACCGCCCTGGCCCACAACTGCTACAATGTGAGTAACAATGACAATTCCACCAGCCAAGCTCAGGAGCTGTGCCAATCCCAATCCATACTGGGCGATATGTTGCGCAGCAACCCCTTTGTCATGGAAATGCAGTGGGGCGTCTTGGTGGCCATCACCATAGTGGAGATATTTCGAAAACTCTATGGCATCACGGGCTACTCATCGTTCAGACACTATGTGACCCAGGTGGAGAATATCATGGAGTGGTTTGTGATAACTAGCGTATTTCTCATATCCTACGTGTACACCAAAAAGACCTATACCTTTCAAAATCACATAGGAGCCTTTGCTGTGCTCTTGGGCTGGACCAATCTCATGTTGATGATTGGCCAATTGCCAGTGTTCGATGTCTATGTGGCCATGTACACCAGGGTCCAGGGGGAGTTTGCAAAACTGTTTATGGCCTACTCATGCATGTTGATAGGCTTCACCATATCCTTCTGTGTGATATTTCCCTCGTCCTCTTCGTTTGCTAATCCCTTCATGGGCTTTATATCGGTTTTGGTTATGATGATTGGCGAACAAGATCTCTCGCTGCTGATCAATGACCCCGATGGCAAAGATCCCCCTTTTCTACTGGAAATTAGTGCTCAAATCACTTTTGTCTTATTCCTGCTGTTTGTCACCATTATTCTCATGAATCTGCTGGTGGGCATAGCTGTACATGATATACAGGGTCTCAAGAAAACTGCAGGCCTTTCGAAACTGGTGCGGCAAACCAAACTCATCTCCTACATAGAGTCGGCCCTCTTCAATGGCTATTTGCCCACCTGGCTGCGTAATCTGCTGCATTACACCGCTCTGGTATCGCCCCAAGCCTATCGTGTAGTGCTGTGCGTTAAGCCCCTAAATCCCAGCGAAAAACGTCTACCCCGCGACATCCTAATGAAGGCCTATGAGGTGGGGAAAATGCGCAAACATTTTGGCCACACCATCTCAGCCAAAAACAGCGATGCCACCTATTTGTCCTACAAGAATAAATACAACAGCGAATCGCTGCAGACTCCCACAACCCCAAGTACCCCATACGCACCGGATGATTTTGAGGCTACGATTTTGGCCAACATCAATTCAAAAATCGACGACAACACCGATCGCATTGAATATTTGACACAGGAAATTCAAGAACTTAAGCAGGCCTTAATAACGCAACAGCAACAGGCAAGCAAAGTTATAGATAAATTATTAATTGTCATATCGAATCAACAGAAAAATAATCTAAGAAAATAA
- the LOC106088148 gene encoding transient receptor potential channel pyrexia isoform X2, with amino-acid sequence MKLEHTLTHWQHPWIWLETIFKSIPPNLMVRWRNNTDAMIEAQYPTPGEFEYMECGPSPPAESAPSMYDSFEEPTSELSVQICNDTLRISLIDQMKNAAGRIRFFEDIEQGNVIGDNTKTHFESASQIEKNLCYLWSAFHKRWDLLQSLLDIGAELNFCDQNGITALHLGAFSGCLSTLSFLVQKGMNVNFQPKCYTPLHCAAFGNSTEAAKYLINNGAQISIDTTKPNCEESLLHCAVRANALECLQLFINESADVNSLKPNGTNAIHLAADLGNAQCLEILLQAQGADPNVRICIREKESTALHLAADEGNVECVDLLLAKGADAKLKNHRGFTALHLAARTSSLECVESLLRNGNADPNAEDFDHRTPLHAAIGKSENAFDIMELLIQWGANVNHKDIYGFTALHLAALDGLAQCVEMLIYHGADVTTKSKKGTSALNVITRKTPASVAMIRQKLDAAITLHHSQDPVNREVELELDFRQLLQHCHPREISYLNTFVDEGQKEILEHPLCSSFLYIKWGKIRKYYIGRLIFCFIFVIFLTIYVLTALAHNCYNVSNNDNSTSQAQELCQSQSILGDMLRSNPFVMEMQWGVLVAITIVEIFRKLYGITGYSSFRHYVTQVENIMEWFVITSVFLISYVYTKKTYTFQNHIGAFAVLLGWTNLMLMIGQLPVFDVYVAMYTRVQGEFAKLFMAYSCMLIGFTISFCVIFPSSSSFANPFMGFISVLVMMIGEQDLSLLINDPDGKDPPFLLEISAQITFVLFLLFVTIILMNLLVGIAVHDIQGLKKTAGLSKLVRQTKLISYIESALFNGYLPTWLRNLLHYTALVSPQAYRVVLCVKPLNPSEKRLPRDILMKAYEVGKMRKHFGHTISAKNSDATYLSYKNKYNSESLQTPTTPSTPYAPDDFEATILANINSKIDDNTDRIEYLTQEIQELKQALITQQQQASKVIDKLLIVISNQQKNNLRK; translated from the exons atgaaattagaaCATACCTTAACGCATTGGCAGCATCCATGGATATGGCTTGAAACAAT CTTCAAATCAATCCCGCCCAATCTTATGGTCAGATGGCGTAACAATACCGATGCTATGATCGAAGCCCAATACCCGACGCCTGGAGAATTTGAATATATGGAATGTGGACCATCACCGCCAGCTGAAAGTGCACCCAGTATGTATGATAGTTTCGAGGAACCCACCAGTGAATTAAGCGTACAGATATGCAACGACACGCTACGCATCAGTCTCAtcgatcagatgaaaaatgcCGCCGGACGCATACGCTTCTTCGAGGACATCGAACAAGGCAATGTGATTGGCGACAATACCAAGACCCATTTCGAATCTGCCTCACAAATCGAAAAGAATTTGTGCTACTTGTGGTCGGCCTTCCACAAGAGATGGGATCTCTTGCAGAGTTTGCTCGACATAGGAGCTGAATTGAATTTCTGTGATCAGAATGGCATCACGGCTCTGCATTTGGGTGCCTTCAGTGGTTGCTTGTCGACACTGAGCTTTCTGGTGCAGAAGGGAATGAATGTGAATTTCCAGCCAAAATGTTATACACCCCTACATTGTGCAGCATTTGGCAATAGCACAGAGGCTGCCAAGTACTTGATCAACAATGGAGCCCAAATATCCATCGATACCACCAAGCCAAATTGTGAGGAGAGTCTATTGCATTGTGCCGTGAGGGCCAATGCCTTGGAATGCCTACAACTGTTTATCAATGAGAGTGCCGATGTGAATTCCCTAAAACCTAACGGTACCAATGCCATACACTTGGCCGCTGACCTGGGAAATGCCCAATGTCTGGAGATTTTACTGCAGGCCCAAGGTGCTGATCCAAATGTCAGAATTTGTATACGCGAAAAGGAATCGACGGCTCTGCACTTGGCCGCCGATGAGGGTAATGTGGAGTGTGTGGATTTACTATTGGCCAAGGGTGCCGATGCTAAACTGAAGAACCATCGGGGTTTTACTGCCTTACACTTGGCAGCAAGAACCTCTAGCTTGGAGTGTGTGGAGTCGCTGCTGAGAAATGGCAATGCCGATCCGAATGCCGAAGATTTTGATCATAGAACACCTTTGCATGCGGCCATAGGTAAATCTGAGAATGCCTTTGACATTATGGAGCTGCTGATTCAGTGGGGCGCCAATGTGAATCACAAGGATATATATGGCTTTACTGCCTTGCATCTGGCCGCCTTGGATGGCTTGGCCCAATGCGTAGAGATGCTGATCTACCATGGGGCAGATGTGACAACAAAATCCAAGAAGGGCACTTCGGCTTTGAATGTCATCACCCGCAAAACACCGGCATCGGTGGCCATGATAAGGCAAAAATTGGATGCTGCCATCACCCTGCATCACTCACAAGACCCCGTCAATCGAGAGGTGGAATTGGAGCTGGATTTCCGTCAACTACTGCAACATTGTCATCCCCGAGAGATTAGCTATTTGAACACCTTTGTGGACGAGGGCCAAAAGGAGATACTAGAACATCCCCTCTGCTCCTCGTTCCTCTACATTAAATGGGGCAAGATAAGAAAGTACTACATAGGCCGGCTGATATTCTGTTTCATATTCGTCATATTCCTAACCATCTATGTACTCACCGCCCTGGCCCACAACTGCTACAATGTGAGTAACAATGACAATTCCACCAGCCAAGCTCAGGAGCTGTGCCAATCCCAATCCATACTGGGCGATATGTTGCGCAGCAACCCCTTTGTCATGGAAATGCAGTGGGGCGTCTTGGTGGCCATCACCATAGTGGAGATATTTCGAAAACTCTATGGCATCACGGGCTACTCATCGTTCAGACACTATGTGACCCAGGTGGAGAATATCATGGAGTGGTTTGTGATAACTAGCGTATTTCTCATATCCTACGTGTACACCAAAAAGACCTATACCTTTCAAAATCACATAGGAGCCTTTGCTGTGCTCTTGGGCTGGACCAATCTCATGTTGATGATTGGCCAATTGCCAGTGTTCGATGTCTATGTGGCCATGTACACCAGGGTCCAGGGGGAGTTTGCAAAACTGTTTATGGCCTACTCATGCATGTTGATAGGCTTCACCATATCCTTCTGTGTGATATTTCCCTCGTCCTCTTCGTTTGCTAATCCCTTCATGGGCTTTATATCGGTTTTGGTTATGATGATTGGCGAACAAGATCTCTCGCTGCTGATCAATGACCCCGATGGCAAAGATCCCCCTTTTCTACTGGAAATTAGTGCTCAAATCACTTTTGTCTTATTCCTGCTGTTTGTCACCATTATTCTCATGAATCTGCTGGTGGGCATAGCTGTACATGATATACAGGGTCTCAAGAAAACTGCAGGCCTTTCGAAACTGGTGCGGCAAACCAAACTCATCTCCTACATAGAGTCGGCCCTCTTCAATGGCTATTTGCCCACCTGGCTGCGTAATCTGCTGCATTACACCGCTCTGGTATCGCCCCAAGCCTATCGTGTAGTGCTGTGCGTTAAGCCCCTAAATCCCAGCGAAAAACGTCTACCCCGCGACATCCTAATGAAGGCCTATGAGGTGGGGAAAATGCGCAAACATTTTGGCCACACCATCTCAGCCAAAAACAGCGATGCCACCTATTTGTCCTACAAGAATAAATACAACAGCGAATCGCTGCAGACTCCCACAACCCCAAGTACCCCATACGCACCGGATGATTTTGAGGCTACGATTTTGGCCAACATCAATTCAAAAATCGACGACAACACCGATCGCATTGAATATTTGACACAGGAAATTCAAGAACTTAAGCAGGCCTTAATAACGCAACAGCAACAGGCAAGCAAAGTTATAGATAAATTATTAATTGTCATATCGAATCAACAGAAAAATAATCTAAGAAAATAA
- the LOC106088148 gene encoding transient receptor potential channel pyrexia isoform X3: MVRWRNNTDAMIEAQYPTPGEFEYMECGPSPPAESAPSMYDSFEEPTSELSVQICNDTLRISLIDQMKNAAGRIRFFEDIEQGNVIGDNTKTHFESASQIEKNLCYLWSAFHKRWDLLQSLLDIGAELNFCDQNGITALHLGAFSGCLSTLSFLVQKGMNVNFQPKCYTPLHCAAFGNSTEAAKYLINNGAQISIDTTKPNCEESLLHCAVRANALECLQLFINESADVNSLKPNGTNAIHLAADLGNAQCLEILLQAQGADPNVRICIREKESTALHLAADEGNVECVDLLLAKGADAKLKNHRGFTALHLAARTSSLECVESLLRNGNADPNAEDFDHRTPLHAAIGKSENAFDIMELLIQWGANVNHKDIYGFTALHLAALDGLAQCVEMLIYHGADVTTKSKKGTSALNVITRKTPASVAMIRQKLDAAITLHHSQDPVNREVELELDFRQLLQHCHPREISYLNTFVDEGQKEILEHPLCSSFLYIKWGKIRKYYIGRLIFCFIFVIFLTIYVLTALAHNCYNVSNNDNSTSQAQELCQSQSILGDMLRSNPFVMEMQWGVLVAITIVEIFRKLYGITGYSSFRHYVTQVENIMEWFVITSVFLISYVYTKKTYTFQNHIGAFAVLLGWTNLMLMIGQLPVFDVYVAMYTRVQGEFAKLFMAYSCMLIGFTISFCVIFPSSSSFANPFMGFISVLVMMIGEQDLSLLINDPDGKDPPFLLEISAQITFVLFLLFVTIILMNLLVGIAVHDIQGLKKTAGLSKLVRQTKLISYIESALFNGYLPTWLRNLLHYTALVSPQAYRVVLCVKPLNPSEKRLPRDILMKAYEVGKMRKHFGHTISAKNSDATYLSYKNKYNSESLQTPTTPSTPYAPDDFEATILANINSKIDDNTDRIEYLTQEIQELKQALITQQQQASKVIDKLLIVISNQQKNNLRK, from the coding sequence ATGGTCAGATGGCGTAACAATACCGATGCTATGATCGAAGCCCAATACCCGACGCCTGGAGAATTTGAATATATGGAATGTGGACCATCACCGCCAGCTGAAAGTGCACCCAGTATGTATGATAGTTTCGAGGAACCCACCAGTGAATTAAGCGTACAGATATGCAACGACACGCTACGCATCAGTCTCAtcgatcagatgaaaaatgcCGCCGGACGCATACGCTTCTTCGAGGACATCGAACAAGGCAATGTGATTGGCGACAATACCAAGACCCATTTCGAATCTGCCTCACAAATCGAAAAGAATTTGTGCTACTTGTGGTCGGCCTTCCACAAGAGATGGGATCTCTTGCAGAGTTTGCTCGACATAGGAGCTGAATTGAATTTCTGTGATCAGAATGGCATCACGGCTCTGCATTTGGGTGCCTTCAGTGGTTGCTTGTCGACACTGAGCTTTCTGGTGCAGAAGGGAATGAATGTGAATTTCCAGCCAAAATGTTATACACCCCTACATTGTGCAGCATTTGGCAATAGCACAGAGGCTGCCAAGTACTTGATCAACAATGGAGCCCAAATATCCATCGATACCACCAAGCCAAATTGTGAGGAGAGTCTATTGCATTGTGCCGTGAGGGCCAATGCCTTGGAATGCCTACAACTGTTTATCAATGAGAGTGCCGATGTGAATTCCCTAAAACCTAACGGTACCAATGCCATACACTTGGCCGCTGACCTGGGAAATGCCCAATGTCTGGAGATTTTACTGCAGGCCCAAGGTGCTGATCCAAATGTCAGAATTTGTATACGCGAAAAGGAATCGACGGCTCTGCACTTGGCCGCCGATGAGGGTAATGTGGAGTGTGTGGATTTACTATTGGCCAAGGGTGCCGATGCTAAACTGAAGAACCATCGGGGTTTTACTGCCTTACACTTGGCAGCAAGAACCTCTAGCTTGGAGTGTGTGGAGTCGCTGCTGAGAAATGGCAATGCCGATCCGAATGCCGAAGATTTTGATCATAGAACACCTTTGCATGCGGCCATAGGTAAATCTGAGAATGCCTTTGACATTATGGAGCTGCTGATTCAGTGGGGCGCCAATGTGAATCACAAGGATATATATGGCTTTACTGCCTTGCATCTGGCCGCCTTGGATGGCTTGGCCCAATGCGTAGAGATGCTGATCTACCATGGGGCAGATGTGACAACAAAATCCAAGAAGGGCACTTCGGCTTTGAATGTCATCACCCGCAAAACACCGGCATCGGTGGCCATGATAAGGCAAAAATTGGATGCTGCCATCACCCTGCATCACTCACAAGACCCCGTCAATCGAGAGGTGGAATTGGAGCTGGATTTCCGTCAACTACTGCAACATTGTCATCCCCGAGAGATTAGCTATTTGAACACCTTTGTGGACGAGGGCCAAAAGGAGATACTAGAACATCCCCTCTGCTCCTCGTTCCTCTACATTAAATGGGGCAAGATAAGAAAGTACTACATAGGCCGGCTGATATTCTGTTTCATATTCGTCATATTCCTAACCATCTATGTACTCACCGCCCTGGCCCACAACTGCTACAATGTGAGTAACAATGACAATTCCACCAGCCAAGCTCAGGAGCTGTGCCAATCCCAATCCATACTGGGCGATATGTTGCGCAGCAACCCCTTTGTCATGGAAATGCAGTGGGGCGTCTTGGTGGCCATCACCATAGTGGAGATATTTCGAAAACTCTATGGCATCACGGGCTACTCATCGTTCAGACACTATGTGACCCAGGTGGAGAATATCATGGAGTGGTTTGTGATAACTAGCGTATTTCTCATATCCTACGTGTACACCAAAAAGACCTATACCTTTCAAAATCACATAGGAGCCTTTGCTGTGCTCTTGGGCTGGACCAATCTCATGTTGATGATTGGCCAATTGCCAGTGTTCGATGTCTATGTGGCCATGTACACCAGGGTCCAGGGGGAGTTTGCAAAACTGTTTATGGCCTACTCATGCATGTTGATAGGCTTCACCATATCCTTCTGTGTGATATTTCCCTCGTCCTCTTCGTTTGCTAATCCCTTCATGGGCTTTATATCGGTTTTGGTTATGATGATTGGCGAACAAGATCTCTCGCTGCTGATCAATGACCCCGATGGCAAAGATCCCCCTTTTCTACTGGAAATTAGTGCTCAAATCACTTTTGTCTTATTCCTGCTGTTTGTCACCATTATTCTCATGAATCTGCTGGTGGGCATAGCTGTACATGATATACAGGGTCTCAAGAAAACTGCAGGCCTTTCGAAACTGGTGCGGCAAACCAAACTCATCTCCTACATAGAGTCGGCCCTCTTCAATGGCTATTTGCCCACCTGGCTGCGTAATCTGCTGCATTACACCGCTCTGGTATCGCCCCAAGCCTATCGTGTAGTGCTGTGCGTTAAGCCCCTAAATCCCAGCGAAAAACGTCTACCCCGCGACATCCTAATGAAGGCCTATGAGGTGGGGAAAATGCGCAAACATTTTGGCCACACCATCTCAGCCAAAAACAGCGATGCCACCTATTTGTCCTACAAGAATAAATACAACAGCGAATCGCTGCAGACTCCCACAACCCCAAGTACCCCATACGCACCGGATGATTTTGAGGCTACGATTTTGGCCAACATCAATTCAAAAATCGACGACAACACCGATCGCATTGAATATTTGACACAGGAAATTCAAGAACTTAAGCAGGCCTTAATAACGCAACAGCAACAGGCAAGCAAAGTTATAGATAAATTATTAATTGTCATATCGAATCAACAGAAAAATAATCTAAGAAAATAA